The Candidatus Limnocylindria bacterium genome has a window encoding:
- a CDS encoding PLP-dependent aminotransferase family protein — protein sequence MARQLEIGDRDRLNEVFGSFIDETIGIVARQTRDTVSFAVGSPAREALDLVGADELAATVIRREGASALGYTMTEGEPELRAAVAADARARGIAADPEEVLISAGALQAIDLACRVYLRPGDVVVTESPAFANALSAFRNHGARVVEVPIDDEGLDVAEAARVLRRDGLAPRMFFIVPNFQNPTGETMSDRRRDALLALAATYGAVVIEDDPYGLLRYRGTDIAPLAARDSATEVVSIGSFSKTFLPGLRVGWVIADREVIGRMAAAKQTMDSSTGTLGQRIVLEFERRGGAPAHVAKLRDMYRAKLERGGAALEREFAGTGVRWNDPDGGFYFWVRLPSGMSSATLLTVALEAGVAFVPGHAFAIARDHSEAFRFSISGPTLERIDEGVRRLRRAFDRVAS from the coding sequence ATGGCAAGACAACTGGAGATCGGCGATCGGGACCGGCTGAACGAGGTCTTCGGCTCGTTCATCGACGAGACGATCGGCATCGTCGCGCGGCAGACGCGCGACACGGTCTCGTTCGCGGTGGGCTCACCGGCCCGCGAAGCGCTCGATCTCGTCGGCGCCGACGAGCTGGCGGCGACCGTGATCCGCCGCGAGGGCGCAAGCGCCCTCGGCTACACGATGACCGAGGGCGAGCCGGAGCTCCGCGCCGCCGTCGCGGCCGACGCGCGCGCACGCGGGATCGCCGCCGATCCGGAAGAGGTGCTCATCAGCGCCGGAGCGCTCCAGGCGATCGACCTCGCGTGCCGGGTCTATCTGCGACCAGGCGACGTGGTCGTGACGGAGTCGCCGGCGTTCGCGAACGCGCTGTCGGCGTTCCGCAACCACGGCGCGCGCGTCGTCGAGGTCCCCATCGACGACGAAGGACTCGATGTCGCCGAGGCCGCGCGCGTCCTCCGTCGCGACGGGCTCGCGCCGCGGATGTTCTTCATCGTGCCGAACTTCCAGAATCCGACCGGCGAGACGATGTCGGATCGCCGCCGCGACGCGCTGCTCGCGCTCGCGGCAACGTACGGCGCCGTCGTCATCGAGGACGATCCCTACGGCCTCCTTCGCTACCGCGGCACGGACATCGCGCCGCTCGCCGCGCGCGACTCCGCCACCGAGGTCGTCTCGATAGGCAGCTTCTCGAAGACGTTCCTCCCCGGCCTGCGCGTCGGGTGGGTCATCGCCGACCGCGAGGTGATCGGTCGCATGGCGGCAGCGAAGCAGACGATGGACTCGTCGACCGGAACGCTCGGTCAGCGCATCGTGCTCGAATTCGAACGCCGGGGCGGCGCTCCCGCGCACGTCGCGAAGCTGCGTGACATGTATCGCGCGAAGCTCGAGCGGGGTGGCGCCGCGCTCGAGCGCGAGTTCGCCGGGACCGGTGTGCGCTGGAACGACCCCGATGGCGGCTTCTACTTCTGGGTCCGCCTTCCTTCCGGCATGAGCTCAGCAACTCTGCTGACCGTCGCGCTGGAGGCGGGCGTCGCCTTCGTGCCTGGACACGCGTTCGCTATCGCGCGCGATCACTCGGAGGCGTTCCGCTTCTCCATCAGCGGACCGACTCTCGAGCGGATCGACGAAGGAGTACGGCGGTTGCGGCGCGCCTTTGACCGGGTCGCATCATGA